The DNA region CTCCGACTCGGCCAGGCCCTCCGGGATGGCCCCGCAGTTCACGGAGACGAATGACCTGTGGCGGCGCTGGCTGTTGAAGTGGATCGCCCGGGCGACCAGCTCCTTGCCCGTGCCGCTCTCGCCGCTGATGAGCACGGTCACGTGGCTGTCGGCGATCTTCCGGATCGTATCGAAGACCTCCACGGTCTTCGGGCTCTTGCCGACGATGTTCTCGAACCTGTACTGGGTCTCGAGCTGCTTCCTCAGGTAGAGGTTTTCTTCCTTGAGCCGCTTTTGCTCCAGCGCGTTGTTGATGATCAGCTTGATCTCGTCCAGCTTGAACGGTTTGGTGATGTAGTCGTAGGCGCCGAGCTTCATGGCCTCGACCGCGGTCTCGGTGGAGGAGAAGGCGGTGATCATGAGGACCACCGTGTCCGGCGCCAGCTCCTTGACCACCTTCAACACCTGGATGCCGTCCACCCCGGGCATCCGCACGTCCGTGATGATGAGGTCGAAGGGCTCCCGGCGCACCGCTTCGATCGCCGACTCCCCTCCGTCGGCCGCGCTCACGTCGTAGCCTTCCTTCTCGAGCGTGATCGCGAGCAGCTCGCGCATGCTCCGCTCGTTGTCGGCGACCAGGATGCGGGCTCCCCTCATCGGCCTGGGGCGTCGGGCCGGAGCGGGAGGCGCAGGGTGAAAGTCGTGCCGAGCCCGGGAATGCTCCGGACCTCGACCTCACCTCCGTGATCCTGGACGACGCGGTGCACGACCGCGAGCCCGAGACCGCTCCCGTCCGGCCTGGTGGAGAAGAACGGCTCGAAGATGTGAGGGAGGTCCTCGTTCCTGATCCCCGGCCCGGTGTCGCTCACCCACATCTCGAGCCAGCCCGCACGGGTCGGGGCCCGCGCCCCGATCGTGAGCTCGCCGCCGTGCGGCATGGCCTGGAGGGCGTTCAGCGAGAGGTTCCAGAGGGCCTGGCGGAGCTGGTGCGCATCGACGCAGGCGGAGAGCCCGGCGGCGTACTCCCGGAGGATCTTGATCTTCCCGGACAGCGGATGGCACTCGAGGAGCAGCACGACCTCGTCGAGCAGCTCGCTGAGGTTCACGACCTGGGGCCGGAGCGGTACCGGGCGCGCGTACTCGAGGAACTCGCCGATGATCCGGTTGAGGCGGTCGGACTCCCGGAGGACGATCTCGATGAGCCGCTCCCGGGTCTCCTCCGGCGGGGTCTCCTGGGCGAACTGCTCGATCGCTCCGGTGAGGGCCGCGAGCGGATTCCGGATCTCGTGGGCGATGTTGGCCGCCAGCCTCCCGATCGCCGCAAGGCGGTCGGCCTGCCGCACGCGCTGCTCCATCTGCTTGATCTCCGAGAGGTCCTGGCAGACGCCGATGAGCCCGCCCAGGTCCCCCTCGGCCGAGCGAAGCGGCCAGAAGGAGATCCCGAGCGGCACCTCGCGCCCGTCCTTTCGCGTCAGCCGCGTTTCCTGGCGGTGGACGTGCAGGCTATCGCGCCTCGCCGCCGCCAGGATCTGGTCGACCGGGATGCTGAGGCCGAAGATGGTCTCCCAGCGCTGGCCGACCGCGTCCCGGGCCGTGAATCCGGTGATCTCCTCCACCGCGCGGTTGAACGCCGTGATGTACCGCTCGCGGTCCAGCGCGACGAGACCGGAGCCGACCGATTCGAAGATGGCGTCCTTGAAGACCTGGAGGTCC from Candidatus Rokuibacteriota bacterium includes:
- a CDS encoding PAS domain S-box protein, encoding MREAPNLSALLRRLSWARLLVSAVLLAAGALLAQWGALPFNLPPFVLCLLGAGVASGVYLAVQPEVSNLRRFAWLQLILDVVLSTAILAATGGPGSIFSFLYVLSVTAACMLLSRQGGLVIAGLSSLLYAGLVLGKTILPLSLFMEPTEATALDVLTMFTTTGALLTVAILAGSLAERYQLMQQELTTQGRDLKDLQVFKDAIFESVGSGLVALDRERYITAFNRAVEEITGFTARDAVGQRWETIFGLSIPVDQILAAARRDSLHVHRQETRLTRKDGREVPLGISFWPLRSAEGDLGGLIGVCQDLSEIKQMEQRVRQADRLAAIGRLAANIAHEIRNPLAALTGAIEQFAQETPPEETRERLIEIVLRESDRLNRIIGEFLEYARPVPLRPQVVNLSELLDEVVLLLECHPLSGKIKILREYAAGLSACVDAHQLRQALWNLSLNALQAMPHGGELTIGARAPTRAGWLEMWVSDTGPGIRNEDLPHIFEPFFSTRPDGSGLGLAVVHRVVQDHGGEVEVRSIPGLGTTFTLRLPLRPDAPGR
- a CDS encoding sigma-54-dependent Fis family transcriptional regulator, which translates into the protein MRGARILVADNERSMRELLAITLEKEGYDVSAADGGESAIEAVRREPFDLIITDVRMPGVDGIQVLKVVKELAPDTVVLMITAFSSTETAVEAMKLGAYDYITKPFKLDEIKLIINNALEQKRLKEENLYLRKQLETQYRFENIVGKSPKTVEVFDTIRKIADSHVTVLISGESGTGKELVARAIHFNSQRRHRSFVSVNCGAIPEGLAESELFGHVKGAFTGAVANKVGLFSAADGGTLFLDEVTAIPPYLQVKLLRAIQEREIRRVGEAKDSKVDVRLIAASNRDLERAVQEGSLREDLFYRLNVIPIHLPALRERREDIPLLVDHFVRKFSAELGKPVRRVSPDAMSVLEQYP